The sequence GGGAGGGGACACCACATTGTATACAGGCTGGACTCTATTGTTGGCTGCAGGTTGCAAAGTACTAGCTAGGGGtaattggtttatttttgtGATCGGCAATAAAAGGCATTGAGAGACATACGCTGCTCACGTACTATTTCACACAAATTCGATCGATCGGAGAACCACGTTCTTTTAGTCTGTGTTAAATTTCATATTAAGACTTATCACAGGTGGAATATATTCTTGTCTGTGCATAATAATGGCATTAATAATAAATGACTTTCCAAAAATATACAGCTACCCCAATTATACTGTCAGTAGTTTcttaaataatgcaaaaatgttgattttacatcaacatacagtactgtatacctATAAATagcaaaatcagaaaaacagattttttcagttggtttttttttgccatttttgaagATTGGAGTCAGGGAGCCATGCTTGCGtggctttttttcctaaccTGCAGACACCGATTCAAACCCCAAACCTCAGAAGCGCGAGACATTCTGATGTTCTACGTCAAGACACCGAGCAATTTTTATCTTTATCCTTAGCACCGAGACTGTGAGCACGTCTGCGCCTGAAACTGTCCCTCAGTCCCCATCGAGGcggctcctcttcttcttcttctgctgctcGTTTTTGGGACGGACTCTTCCGCAGCTGCGGCGGCAGTGGAATGGGCCGCCCCAGGAAGAAGCCCTCCTGCTCAGAGTCGGACGAAGACGAGCACGTGGAACACGAGTCTTCGTGCCTGCGCCGGCTCGACCTTGAGTGCAGGACGGGCGAGGAGGCGTCACTTTCTCTTTCGCCTCGGCCCTCCGCCGTGTCCAGTCGAGGGCGTTCGACCTGCGAACGACTGGCGGGGAGGAAGGAGGGGTCGGATGAAACGCGGTACCGATTCCGTTTCTGGAAAGATCCCTCTGGTCAACACAAAGAAAcagaccaaaaaacaaacaaactacgttATGAATGAGAGTAGGAGACGCCCCCCAAAATCACCCATAAAAATCCCTTTTCTCTCTGTACTGCTGGCATTCTTTGTTCTCAGAGTGAATAATGTGAATGTTAAAGATTAAAAACATATCAATGAAGTGGGAATACTTTTAAATCCAGATTAAAAACTAGCTgtaaaactattttaaaaatcgttttgaatctgatcagtaggggtgggaacctctgggtacctcacgatacaatatgatACGAGGCTCACGATATAACAAGGCAATTATCGATATTGGTCaagtagattatcgtggatttattaccataaattcacgataatctacgataaaactactcaagacataaactgttttttcaatgagagaatagtttctttttgtgccATCACTGGAACAcaacattaaaactggtgtcttcttcacagtgagtactaatacaaatgtcttcttaacagagacaactttctgtgaacaaatttgtctttcattttagaaactgtgacaattttttacaaaagtaactaagtaaataaataaaattacttaaatattaaatccaatgaaatcaatgaaagcagaaattgtgtgcttcaaaaagccaaaaaatgaaatgttttaaaacttgaaaatacacatttttctaaTAGAAGCGTATGCAGAACTACGACAGTGTATTAGGccacgtgtatatatatatatatatatatatattttttagagggcaGGGGCAACATGACAAGAAAAaaggtggcaaatttgccactttttaatatgacaagaaaaaaagtggcaaatttgccactttagaaactgGCAACTATTATATTGtttaatctctgctaaagcaattagtatctccttgtttgaaaacctaaccgaaaagtacattttaacgaGTTCTTCCATCGTAGACATTTTGCGAACTGTGTCTTGCGAACTTGCCAgtttataaactggcaaatttgccacttttttttctccgtcctctaaaacaaaaacattttctacgtggccctaattCGCCGTCGtacaaaactgagtcagttgctggacagataaatgtcttacgcaagtaaaagtaagctcatgagtctttttTGCCTGAACActtacatttccccgccactcttatgaggcgctccccctagtggctcgccaagtcattgctcaataagtaataaaCAATGGATCCAtaatagtggctgtatattaactacaaatattgatcCTTAGCGTCGGCGTATCGCTAATCTtgcgggagacaaagtatcataatttatcgcaatatcgatatatcgtcacactcctactgaTCAGTGTAGATTTTCACCTATAACAGGTAAATCTGGAAGGTACACCCCGCACCAAACGGCGGTTCACCATCCTCCTATTCTTACCCAACAGATCCATCTGTGGTGGGATTCCTTTTTGCAGATGCAGCCTGCGTCTGAaccctccttcctcctcctcctcctcctcatcctcctcctgaGGGCTGTCGTCATTTTCTTGCGGCTCCTCTCGgtgctcctcttcctcatcctcctcgaCCGAGTAGCTGCTGCTGATCGGTTCTCGGAAGCTGACCCTCGCCGTCCCGCTTCGAGACAGCGGGGGCGGCGAGCCGGGTGGGCTGTCCTCCGGCTGGGGGGCGGTCAAGGGGGATGAATCCTGCGGCAACGCGAGGTCTCGAGACTTGACGGGAATCGGAGGCGGCTCGACGTGCgacgtcatcgtcgtcgtcgtcgtctggAGAGAGTCTGGACGAGAAAGTCAGATGAGgctttaaacaaaaacatttgtaacTGATGACTTAACGATGATCACCTCTCATGACTTGATTGGTCTTTTCCACCCACTTCCTACAGTCTTGACCGGTCGAGGTTCCTCTAGAACACAGACTCGTCGGAGGTTGTGCAGAACATCCATTTAAAAGGTCGCCAGCGGGTGGTTTGCGTTTGCCGTCGTTTGGCAGCAAAGTGTAATGTGGGATGTCGCTTGGCCAAGATGGCCCGAGGCCATTCCCTCGATGGATGTGCGGAAGCGGTGAATAGGAGCCTCGTGGATGACCAAGACCACCAGGGGAACCGACTCCGTTTTCAACTGCAGTTGAACAGTTGacacctaagaaaaaaaaaaggagcaaagtTTAGCAATACAATGAAACCTTGCAAGCAGCTTTAACAGCGTCAAGGCTGTAATACTTACTACCCATAACGGGGTTGACGCCCTCTATTGGTTGTAACGGGGAACCGCACTGCAGTTGCTGGCATGGCCGGGCCGGCCCACAGCGTCTGTGCTGGAAAGGCCGGCCGTGGAGGGCCGAGTCGCAGGAGTCTGAGTTGTCGGGGTCCTCCCCGAGCGAACAGGCCCTGGAGCAGAAGATGAGCCCCCGTCGGGGCAGGAAGGGGCGGCCCAGTAGAGGCAGGCGGCAACGGGCGCAGCAGAAACAAAACTCGGCCGCGTGCCAGCGTTGACCCTCGTATGTCATCTGGCTCTGGCCGATGCCTGTAATGGGATATTGGTCATTTGggggagcaaaaaaataaatacataaataaataaaaataataaataaataaataaataaataaataaataaagaaacatAGGTTTGAGTTTGCTTCTAGGGCACATTCATTTCTATTTATCaggtacagaaaaaaaatgaatacattgcTACCTTGACTCAAAAGTTTAATTACTTATGTGACGATGCTTAAATCATGTAAatcacagtttaaaaaaaaaaaaaaagaaaaaaaaaaaaaaaagcaacattgtaTACATCTagtaacaaaatgtttttccctCAATTACTACAGtacatttgatttcatttctACTGGATTTAATGGCGCCCTAGCAGCACATACACAATGAATGGGTTTGTAGATGGCATGCTGCTTCTTGCTAAGTGCAGTGCGAAAAGAATTTTAATGCTCGGTATAGCAACTAAATGTCCAGCCATCTAGGCAACGCCGTCTTCCCATGTCCGTGCCGGACTGAAAGACTGAAAATAAGATGGCGGTGGATGAGAATAGCGGTTAGCCTCGCTAGCTTCGGCTAGTCCGATCACATCcagtcttaaaggggaagttcacccccccaaaaaaatatagtTTGTGGAATACAAATTTAGCAAGCAGattcacccatttttatccatctggagggggcggccattttgccacttgctgtcgagtgaaaatggtatcacagttgctcaggtctcaggtaacaaccaatcacatcttagcttcagaaaacatgtgagctgtgattggccgttggcctgagcaactgtgacgtcatcttcagtcaacgtcaaatggaaaaatggccgccttctgagaaTGATAagaacggctggattttgcttcataagtcatattccacaaatataatattaaatcagaatgtcatgtttagactaggtgggtcacatataaaatatgattgtcaagaaatgtttaaggttgactaccCTTTAAAAGATTTGTACCAGCGGCACCTCGCAACGAGGACAGCTGCGCAAAGTGAAATTCCACCTCTGTTGCCAATATGTTAATGTAAAGACGTCAGCTGTGCACAAACAAGAACTTTATTCATCATAGAAGTTGTTTGCCAGAACAATGCAGATTTTCACCTGTTGCAGATGGTTcttgatttgtgaataatagacGAGCGTTTTCTAcaccagggtttttcctgtgtacaaaatttaGAGGTGGCCACCTCCACCAAATTTACTTCCACAtccagcctgagccactgacatcgctcaacacagcgctccagcgctttctaatttctagttcctgattgtaaaatggctgcaggagggcggcccataatggtatcggtgactggtgcgagtaccgataccttaaaataagacagACCTTCGTATCGGTAGTCACCCATCACAGTCAGGGtgataccacctctgcctcaatttaaGACAGGAAAATCCCTGTTTcatgtttggaaacattttggtaTTAGTACCTATTTGTTCCCCGCAGGTGTCACAGTACTCGGCGTAGAGGGACTCGTAGCACGAGCAGCAGTACGGCCGGCACTCTTGCATGATGTACCGCTGACCACCCAGCGCTGCCTCGCACTCAAAACAGCTGAAGTGCTTCATGTGCCAGAACCTTCCTTCCGCCTCTGTGCATTCGTCTGCAAAAATGATCTTGCAGTGCAAAGAAACAGGCCTCAGGTTACgacaatgaaatgaaatcgCTACAAAGTAGAGCTGAACAATTTAGCAAATGAAAATTTTGGCGTTGCAATTTGTCACCTCATCGCAGGCCTGACATCGGGGCTTGAGCCTCTCAGCGTGATGCCGGCCGCAGTAGATGCGTCCGTCGTGGTAGAAGTAGATGAGGTCGACCAGCAGCTCGTGGCAGAAGGCGCACTGGAAACACTGAGGGTGCCAACACGTGCCGTTTCCCGCCCGGCTGGCGAACACGGCCATGTCGCCGCCGCTGATCTTTAGGCCACACTGGGGGAGGGAAGCTTAAGGTGTTTGGTCTTTTCATGGTGAgactcaattgaaaaaaatgaatgaattcagTCCTGGAATGAGTTATTGGACCTAATATTTCAAAGAGTTACTGGcagtcaaaacaaatcaagaagCAGGAGGCATTTTAGCATTCTGTGCTCTAATAtaggaatgctaatgctaaaaatatggttaagtagCACATAAGTagcctgttctaaaaaaaaaagctcaccagtgatgggacattgtgatttcataAGAATGTAgtagaaaataaatcaaatcatttgAGAAGGACTGACAAAGAGGAAtgtcattaattcattcattattaGAGACTGCTACATTTAATGTAcgagtacaaaataaaaatgctgctCTACCTGCTTGCAGACGGCTCCGGTCATGGTGACGGGGAAGAGCCTGACAACGCCTCGGCCCACGTTGTCTCGTTTCCTTTGCTGGCTGAACAAACGCAACTCCCGCTTCTCCTCCTCGTTTAGCGAGCTGCAGTAGTGCGGCTGTGAGATGACACGCAACAAGAAATCACATGCATCACGGTTCCAAAATAACACCTGTATAACAACTATGCAACTGCAAAAAAGGTTTTATCCACAGAGTGACGAGGTCTCTTTGAGGTCTCGTTTTGAGAACGTGATTCATCAATTGAGAGAGAGATGTTACCTCACTGTCATGCGCAGGAAGTTGATGCAGCAGCTGTTTAATTCGGTGTCGTTCTCCAACACTGTTCACAAAGGGCACCCTGTCCTCTGGCAAGTTGCGAAAATATTGGTAAACCTGCAAAGCAGACAAGTGTATtca is a genomic window of Festucalex cinctus isolate MCC-2025b chromosome 2, RoL_Fcin_1.0, whole genome shotgun sequence containing:
- the prickle3 gene encoding uncharacterized protein prickle3 isoform X2, which translates into the protein MFLRGSKKRRTNHSEEEDPDRGQPCMRCGDQCPGFRVHGWRKICVHCKCVREEHAMRSMPGQLEKMMTKLVSDFQRHSISDDDSGCASEEYAWVPPGLKPEQVYQYFRNLPEDRVPFVNSVGERHRIKQLLHQLPAHDSEPHYCSSLNEEEKRELRLFSQQRKRDNVGRGVVRLFPVTMTGAVCKQCGLKISGGDMAVFASRAGNGTCWHPQCFQCAFCHELLVDLIYFYHDGRIYCGRHHAERLKPRCQACDEIIFADECTEAEGRFWHMKHFSCFECEAALGGQRYIMQECRPYCCSCYESLYAEYCDTCGEQIGIGQSQMTYEGQRWHAAEFCFCCARCRLPLLGRPFLPRRGLIFCSRACSLGEDPDNSDSCDSALHGRPFQHRRCGPARPCQQLQCGSPLQPIEGVNPVMGSVNCSTAVENGVGSPGGLGHPRGSYSPLPHIHRGNGLGPSWPSDIPHYTLLPNDGKRKPPAGDLLNGCSAQPPTSLCSRGTSTGQDCRKWVEKTNQVMRDSLQTTTTTMTSHVEPPPIPVKSRDLALPQDSSPLTAPQPEDSPPGSPPPLSRSGTARVSFREPISSSYSVEEDEEEEHREEPQENDDSPQEEDEEEEEEEGGFRRRLHLQKGIPPQMDLLEGSFQKRNRYRVSSDPSFLPASRSQVERPRLDTAEGRGERESDASSPVLHSRSSRRRHEDSCSTCSSSSDSEQEGFFLGRPIPLPPQLRKSPSQKRAAEEEEEEPPRWGLRDSFRRRRAHSLGAKDKDKNCSVS
- the prickle3 gene encoding uncharacterized protein prickle3 isoform X3; its protein translation is MRCGDQCPGFRVHGWRKICVHCKCVREEHAMRSMPGQLEKMMTKLVSDFQRHSISDDDSGCASEEYAWVPPGLKPEQVYQYFRNLPEDRVPFVNSVGERHRIKQLLHQLPAHDSEPHYCSSLNEEEKRELRLFSQQRKRDNVGRGVVRLFPVTMTGAVCKQCGLKISGGDMAVFASRAGNGTCWHPQCFQCAFCHELLVDLIYFYHDGRIYCGRHHAERLKPRCQACDEIIFADECTEAEGRFWHMKHFSCFECEAALGGQRYIMQECRPYCCSCYESLYAEYCDTCGEQIGIGQSQMTYEGQRWHAAEFCFCCARCRLPLLGRPFLPRRGLIFCSRACSLGEDPDNSDSCDSALHGRPFQHRRCGPARPCQQLQCGSPLQPIEGVNPVMGSVNCSTAVENGVGSPGGLGHPRGSYSPLPHIHRGNGLGPSWPSDIPHYTLLPNDGKRKPPAGDLLNGCSAQPPTSLCSRGTSTGQDCRKWVEKTNQVMRDSLQTTTTTMTSHVEPPPIPVKSRDLALPQDSSPLTAPQPEDSPPGSPPPLSRSGTARVSFREPISSSYSVEEDEEEEHREEPQENDDSPQEEDEEEEEEEGGFRRRLHLQKGIPPQMDLLEGSFQKRNRYRVSSDPSFLPASRSQVERPRLDTAEGRGERESDASSPVLHSRSSRRRHEDSCSTCSSSSDSEQEGFFLGRPIPLPPQLRKSPSQKRAAEEEEEEPPRWGLRDSFRRRRAHSLGAKDKDKNCSVS
- the prickle3 gene encoding uncharacterized protein prickle3 isoform X1 — protein: MFLRGSKKRRTNHSQEEEDPDRGQPCMRCGDQCPGFRVHGWRKICVHCKCVREEHAMRSMPGQLEKMMTKLVSDFQRHSISDDDSGCASEEYAWVPPGLKPEQVYQYFRNLPEDRVPFVNSVGERHRIKQLLHQLPAHDSEPHYCSSLNEEEKRELRLFSQQRKRDNVGRGVVRLFPVTMTGAVCKQCGLKISGGDMAVFASRAGNGTCWHPQCFQCAFCHELLVDLIYFYHDGRIYCGRHHAERLKPRCQACDEIIFADECTEAEGRFWHMKHFSCFECEAALGGQRYIMQECRPYCCSCYESLYAEYCDTCGEQIGIGQSQMTYEGQRWHAAEFCFCCARCRLPLLGRPFLPRRGLIFCSRACSLGEDPDNSDSCDSALHGRPFQHRRCGPARPCQQLQCGSPLQPIEGVNPVMGSVNCSTAVENGVGSPGGLGHPRGSYSPLPHIHRGNGLGPSWPSDIPHYTLLPNDGKRKPPAGDLLNGCSAQPPTSLCSRGTSTGQDCRKWVEKTNQVMRDSLQTTTTTMTSHVEPPPIPVKSRDLALPQDSSPLTAPQPEDSPPGSPPPLSRSGTARVSFREPISSSYSVEEDEEEEHREEPQENDDSPQEEDEEEEEEEGGFRRRLHLQKGIPPQMDLLEGSFQKRNRYRVSSDPSFLPASRSQVERPRLDTAEGRGERESDASSPVLHSRSSRRRHEDSCSTCSSSSDSEQEGFFLGRPIPLPPQLRKSPSQKRAAEEEEEEPPRWGLRDSFRRRRAHSLGAKDKDKNCSVS